One Fontisphaera persica DNA window includes the following coding sequences:
- the hpnH gene encoding adenosyl-hopene transferase HpnH, with protein sequence MRFPLALTAKIAGHILKHKWRGTPKFALVLQLEPLHTCNLTCTGCGRIREYSTSLKDMMSLEDCLAAAQECDAPMVSICGGEPLIYPKIEELVNGLLAQGRIVYICTNGVFMRRKLRDYLAATYTPARETLLQELLAEKLISDKDAETIRQGKKDGKPVIAPTQWLYWNVHIDGLEYTHDLIVEREGVFKECVEAIKMAKRLGFQVATNTTVYRETDVREIEQMFAFFSWLGVDGHTISPGYDYDAAKKDMIQRLGKKPEDFFLTRAMTKEKFARILEWGEKYTIFGTRVYQEFLAGKRELTCTAWAIPTRNIAGWKAPCYLMTDGHYQTYQEMLEKVDWDKYGTVNGVARDPRCENCMVHCGYDPSGALGTNYQPGDNWKNIKYNFGPKPKPDPEGAKVQAFNGASVGKGHLAEARLALKEGKGGKITVQPAGDCGSPDHRQREELLAKMGRKEA encoded by the coding sequence ATGCGATTTCCTCTGGCGTTGACGGCGAAAATCGCCGGCCACATCCTCAAACATAAATGGCGCGGCACTCCGAAGTTTGCCCTGGTTTTGCAACTGGAGCCGCTCCACACCTGCAACCTCACCTGCACCGGCTGCGGGCGCATCCGGGAGTATTCCACCAGTCTCAAGGACATGATGTCGCTGGAAGACTGCCTGGCCGCCGCCCAGGAGTGCGACGCGCCGATGGTCTCGATTTGCGGCGGCGAGCCGCTGATTTATCCGAAGATTGAGGAGCTGGTAAATGGGCTGCTGGCGCAGGGACGCATTGTATATATTTGCACCAATGGCGTGTTCATGCGCCGCAAGCTCCGGGATTATCTGGCCGCCACTTACACCCCGGCCCGTGAAACTCTTCTCCAGGAGCTGTTGGCCGAGAAATTGATTTCTGACAAAGACGCGGAAACCATCCGCCAGGGTAAAAAGGACGGCAAACCCGTCATCGCGCCGACGCAGTGGCTGTATTGGAATGTGCATATTGACGGTTTGGAATACACCCATGACCTCATTGTCGAGCGCGAAGGGGTGTTCAAAGAATGCGTGGAGGCCATCAAAATGGCCAAGCGGCTGGGCTTCCAGGTGGCCACCAACACCACGGTTTATCGGGAGACCGATGTCCGCGAAATCGAGCAGATGTTTGCCTTCTTCTCCTGGCTGGGCGTGGACGGCCATACCATCTCCCCCGGCTACGATTACGACGCGGCCAAAAAGGACATGATTCAGCGGCTGGGCAAAAAACCGGAAGACTTCTTCCTCACCCGCGCCATGACCAAGGAGAAATTCGCGCGCATCCTCGAATGGGGTGAGAAATACACCATCTTTGGCACCCGCGTGTACCAGGAGTTTCTGGCGGGCAAACGCGAGTTGACCTGCACCGCCTGGGCCATTCCGACCCGTAACATTGCCGGCTGGAAAGCGCCCTGTTATCTCATGACTGACGGTCATTACCAGACCTACCAGGAGATGCTCGAAAAGGTGGACTGGGACAAGTACGGCACCGTCAACGGGGTGGCCCGGGACCCGCGCTGCGAAAACTGCATGGTCCATTGCGGCTACGACCCCAGCGGCGCTTTGGGCACCAATTACCAACCGGGAGACAACTGGAAAAACATCAAGTACAACTTCGGCCCCAAACCCAAACCCGACCCGGAGGGGGCCAAGGTACAGGCCTTCAACGGCGCCTCCGTGGGCAAAGGCCATCTGGCCGAGGCGCGCCTCGCCCTCAAAGAGGGCAAGGGCGGAAAAATCACCGTGCAACCGGCGGGTGATTGCGGCTCGCCGGACCATCGCCAACGCGAGGAGTTGCTGGCCAAAATGGGGCGCAAAGAGGCTTGA
- a CDS encoding nucleotidyltransferase domain-containing protein — protein MMEARPTMIAAKPQKLDFPALRDPRYPVRQIADQVEPYLRLIVERFHPEKIILFGSQVSGHPSVDSDVDLLIICPEVTSEREMNRQIRAAFWEISGPRLPFTLLTKTPRFIEERLAEGSAFYHDILNQGVVVYAA, from the coding sequence ATGATGGAAGCGAGGCCAACCATGATCGCGGCGAAGCCACAAAAACTGGACTTTCCAGCGCTTCGCGATCCGCGCTATCCGGTGCGACAGATTGCCGACCAGGTGGAACCTTACCTGCGGCTCATTGTGGAGCGTTTCCATCCGGAAAAAATCATCCTTTTCGGCAGCCAGGTCAGCGGCCATCCCTCGGTGGATAGCGATGTGGATTTGCTTATCATCTGCCCGGAAGTCACTTCGGAAAGGGAAATGAACCGGCAGATTCGGGCGGCATTTTGGGAAATTTCCGGCCCAAGATTGCCCTTTACGCTGCTGACCAAAACGCCCCGTTTCATTGAGGAGCGGCTGGCTGAAGGCAGTGCGTTCTACCACGATATCCTGAACCAGGGGGTGGTGGTTTATGCTGCGTAA
- a CDS encoding HEPN domain-containing protein, translated as MLRKQSSENNPADWFYSAADRLKVADLAWKAEGVTQSGIELPQEAVERYLKGYLVAQGWRLRRVHDLGALLADAMQFEPRFAQFKNLADELTEDFFAQHYPGGDWTELGKNYAQLREQTHHLVELIRELLPHFFKDA; from the coding sequence ATGCTGCGTAAACAATCTTCCGAAAACAATCCAGCGGATTGGTTTTACTCGGCCGCTGACCGGCTCAAGGTGGCCGACCTCGCCTGGAAAGCGGAAGGGGTGACTCAATCAGGCATCGAACTTCCGCAAGAGGCTGTCGAGCGTTATCTGAAAGGTTATTTGGTCGCGCAAGGCTGGCGCTTGCGGCGGGTGCATGACCTGGGTGCCTTGCTGGCGGATGCCATGCAATTCGAGCCACGTTTTGCGCAATTCAAAAACCTGGCAGATGAACTGACTGAAGATTTCTTTGCGCAGCACTACCCCGGAGGCGACTGGACTGAGCTGGGCAAGAATTATGCTCAGCTACGCGAGCAAACCCACCATCTTGTCGAGCTGATTCGTGAATTGCTGCCCCACTTTTTTAAGGACGCATGA
- the hpnJ gene encoding hopanoid biosynthesis associated radical SAM protein HpnJ, producing MTKTLFLNPPSFDGFDGGAGSRYQAVREIRSFWYPTWLAQPAALVPNSRLLDCPPHDIDREACLAIAKEYDHVIIHTSTPSLRNDCKVAEAIKAQRPQTVIGFVGAHAAVLPSETLKASPAIDWVGRKEFDYTCKEVAEGRPLAEIKGLSYRNADGKIIHNPERELITNMDELPWVVDVYKRDLQVEKYSIGYLKEPYISLYTGRGCPAQCIFCLWPQTIGGHKYRVRSPENVAAEMAHAKKLFPQVQEYFFDDDTFTANLPRAREIAKKLKPLGITWSCNSRANLNYETIKLMKDCGLRLFLVGYESGSQEILNRVKKGVTLEEMRAFTKACKEIGVVIHGTFILGLPIETKETIEQTIRFAMELDVFSIQVSLAAPYPGTELYEMARLNGWFAKKDKTDIVHQDGLQQSTLEYPGLSKEEIYEAVDRFYRAYYLRPRPILRIIKTMLEDKDVCVRRLREGYEFFRTMRQRRKDLQAACAAPAAAA from the coding sequence ATGACCAAAACTCTGTTTCTCAATCCCCCCTCGTTTGATGGTTTTGACGGCGGCGCCGGCTCGCGCTACCAGGCCGTGCGCGAAATACGCTCGTTCTGGTATCCCACCTGGCTGGCGCAACCCGCCGCCCTGGTGCCCAACAGCCGCCTGTTGGACTGCCCGCCGCACGACATTGACCGCGAGGCCTGCCTGGCCATTGCCAAAGAGTACGACCACGTCATCATTCACACCTCCACGCCCTCGCTGCGCAATGACTGCAAGGTGGCCGAGGCCATCAAGGCCCAGCGCCCCCAAACTGTCATTGGCTTCGTGGGCGCTCATGCTGCCGTGCTGCCCAGTGAAACGCTCAAGGCCTCGCCGGCCATTGATTGGGTGGGCCGCAAAGAGTTTGATTACACCTGCAAGGAAGTGGCAGAAGGCCGGCCGCTCGCGGAAATCAAGGGCCTTTCCTACCGCAACGCCGACGGCAAAATCATCCACAACCCCGAACGCGAGCTCATCACCAACATGGACGAGCTGCCGTGGGTGGTGGATGTTTATAAGCGCGATTTGCAGGTGGAAAAGTATTCCATCGGCTACCTCAAAGAACCCTATATCTCCCTTTACACCGGCCGCGGCTGCCCGGCGCAGTGCATTTTCTGCCTCTGGCCGCAAACCATTGGCGGCCATAAATACCGCGTGCGCTCCCCCGAAAACGTCGCGGCGGAAATGGCCCATGCCAAGAAACTCTTTCCGCAGGTGCAGGAGTACTTTTTTGATGATGACACCTTCACCGCCAACCTGCCCCGCGCGCGGGAGATTGCCAAAAAGCTCAAGCCGCTGGGCATCACCTGGTCCTGCAACAGCCGCGCCAACTTGAATTACGAAACCATCAAGCTCATGAAGGACTGCGGCCTGCGGCTGTTCCTGGTGGGCTACGAATCGGGCAGCCAGGAAATCCTCAACCGCGTCAAAAAAGGCGTGACTCTGGAGGAAATGCGCGCCTTCACCAAGGCTTGCAAAGAAATCGGCGTGGTCATTCACGGCACTTTCATTTTGGGCCTGCCCATTGAAACCAAGGAGACCATCGAGCAAACCATCCGCTTTGCCATGGAGCTGGACGTGTTTTCCATTCAAGTCTCGCTCGCCGCGCCGTACCCCGGCACGGAATTGTATGAAATGGCGCGCCTCAACGGGTGGTTTGCCAAGAAGGACAAGACTGACATTGTCCATCAGGACGGCTTGCAACAATCCACCCTCGAATACCCGGGCCTGAGCAAGGAGGAAATCTACGAGGCCGTGGACCGCTTTTACCGCGCCTATTACCTCCGCCCGCGGCCCATCCTGCGCATCATCAAGACCATGCTTGAGGACAAGGATGTCTGCGTGCGGCGCCTGCGCGAGGGCTACGAATTTTTCCGCACCATGCGGCAGCGCCGCAAGGACCTGCAGGCCGCCTGCGCCGCCCCCGCCGCGGCAGCGTAA
- a CDS encoding TonB-dependent receptor family protein, whose protein sequence is MKNMTCGNLACDPSATLPKVAWLVFSGCLTLASAASPESFSSTNPIVRLPDVVVTAEDSNSPPLHQPYLPEVVGTKILAGKKTTLVDFEATPAPQTDNYRQAFAKTPGLLVSELANPSLLSLGSRGIGDPHETQNLLVLKDGIPFVADLFGYPTVYYAPPFESLDRMEFYRGGASLLYGPQPAGALNYVTHMPRTNRPGAVTIQQIAGSDHLLATYASFDGTVGRLGYHGYFSRRAGESFRDLNSDYEALGGSLKLVMHTSAENRWIFNMDAFRADSGEPGGLTLATAPGALNYHANRHATQTPFDRVRVERYMPSLTLERDFTENTLMTATAYGGYFGRFSKRQQGTGFGLLPSGPTADNNLIQLQQFYTFGTDLRLRHHWTAMGEEHTFTGGFSTYYSHSPFTVRRGNTPDAEVGELRQQVRRQSVYGAFFVENCFRFHRLSITPAFRLENLHQNIKELANLGTGEIPTPKVTLAQDAYVESVPLVGLGVAYDLGARVEAYGNVSQGYKAKMYTDAVPLGVTDTISANLEPGKTWTYEVGLRGAPRPWLTFDTSLFLVDYNDRFGRVGNHLQNVGRSINQGWDAAVELDLLGLYADQASSPQNRKLGSFSLYGNVELLHARFVSGPANGRTPQYAPDYLLRAGAIYRWKDRVKLALMGTFLDDHFGDDANTAAYHIPGYLVWDLTGEFKVYRDRLRLLAGINNLFDEDYYSRIRGNGVDPAYGRNYYVGLSLGF, encoded by the coding sequence ATGAAAAACATGACTTGTGGCAACCTTGCCTGTGACCCCTCAGCCACCCTCCCCAAGGTGGCGTGGCTGGTGTTCTCCGGCTGTCTGACGCTGGCATCAGCGGCCAGCCCTGAGAGTTTCTCAAGCACCAATCCCATTGTCCGCCTGCCCGATGTGGTGGTAACCGCCGAGGACAGCAACTCTCCGCCTCTCCACCAGCCTTACTTGCCTGAGGTCGTTGGCACAAAAATCTTGGCCGGCAAAAAAACCACGCTTGTGGATTTTGAAGCCACTCCTGCCCCTCAAACAGACAATTATCGCCAGGCCTTCGCAAAAACCCCCGGCTTGCTGGTGAGCGAACTCGCCAACCCCAGTCTCCTCAGCCTGGGGTCCCGCGGCATCGGCGATCCGCATGAGACCCAGAATTTGCTCGTGCTCAAAGATGGCATTCCCTTTGTGGCAGATTTGTTTGGCTACCCCACGGTGTATTACGCACCCCCCTTTGAATCCCTGGATCGAATGGAGTTTTACCGGGGCGGGGCGTCCCTGCTATATGGCCCCCAACCTGCCGGGGCGCTCAATTACGTTACCCACATGCCGCGCACCAACCGCCCCGGCGCGGTGACAATCCAGCAGATTGCCGGCTCAGACCACCTGCTCGCCACCTATGCCAGCTTCGATGGGACGGTGGGACGGCTTGGCTACCACGGCTATTTCAGTCGTCGGGCGGGGGAAAGCTTCCGAGACCTGAACAGCGATTACGAGGCCTTGGGCGGCAGCCTGAAACTGGTGATGCACACTTCTGCGGAAAACCGCTGGATTTTCAACATGGATGCCTTCAGGGCTGACAGCGGGGAACCCGGCGGACTCACCTTGGCGACAGCCCCGGGCGCGCTGAACTATCACGCCAACCGCCATGCCACCCAGACGCCTTTTGACCGCGTGCGCGTGGAACGTTATATGCCATCTCTCACCCTGGAACGTGATTTTACAGAAAACACGCTCATGACAGCCACCGCTTATGGCGGTTATTTTGGACGCTTCAGCAAGCGGCAGCAAGGCACCGGCTTTGGCCTGCTTCCCTCCGGCCCCACCGCCGACAACAATCTCATCCAGTTGCAACAATTTTACACCTTCGGCACCGACCTGCGGCTGCGGCATCACTGGACGGCCATGGGCGAGGAGCATACCTTCACCGGCGGTTTCTCCACCTATTACTCCCACTCCCCCTTCACTGTGCGACGTGGAAACACGCCGGATGCGGAAGTGGGTGAACTGCGCCAGCAAGTCCGCCGGCAAAGTGTTTATGGGGCATTTTTTGTGGAAAATTGTTTTCGTTTCCACCGCTTGAGCATCACACCAGCCTTCCGCCTGGAAAACCTGCATCAGAACATCAAGGAACTGGCCAACTTGGGCACGGGAGAAATTCCCACGCCGAAAGTGACTTTGGCCCAGGATGCTTATGTGGAGAGCGTGCCTCTGGTGGGACTGGGTGTGGCATACGATTTGGGCGCCAGGGTGGAGGCTTATGGCAACGTCTCGCAAGGTTACAAAGCCAAAATGTACACTGACGCTGTTCCCCTGGGCGTCACCGACACCATCAGCGCCAATCTGGAGCCGGGCAAAACCTGGACTTATGAGGTGGGACTGCGCGGCGCTCCGCGCCCCTGGCTGACCTTTGACACCAGCCTGTTCCTGGTGGATTACAATGACCGTTTTGGCCGTGTGGGCAATCATCTGCAAAACGTGGGGCGCTCCATTAATCAGGGATGGGATGCGGCGGTTGAGTTGGATTTGCTGGGCCTGTACGCCGACCAGGCCAGTTCCCCACAAAACCGAAAACTGGGCAGTTTCAGTCTCTACGGCAACGTGGAACTGTTGCATGCCAGGTTTGTCAGCGGCCCCGCCAACGGCCGCACTCCGCAATATGCGCCCGATTATTTGTTGCGAGCCGGCGCCATCTACCGATGGAAAGACCGCGTTAAACTGGCTTTGATGGGCACGTTCCTCGATGACCATTTTGGCGATGACGCCAACACGGCCGCTTATCACATTCCCGGTTACCTGGTGTGGGATTTGACCGGCGAGTTCAAAGTGTATCGAGACCGCCTGCGTCTGCTGGCCGGCATCAACAACCTCTTCGACGAAGATTACTACTCCCGCATACGCGGCAACGGCGTGGACCCGGCCTACGGCCGGAATTATTATGTGGGCTTGTCCCTTGGCTTTTGA
- a CDS encoding MotA/TolQ/ExbB proton channel family protein — protein MIELFLKGGPLMWPLLLASTVALATTFERLWFLWQERRRRQPEVVQMIWRLVEHGEADQAVQAADGTTDFVARTLASAIRHRGEFFTSALLRAAQFELRRYSRGLVVLDTLITLAPLLGLLGTVTGMIQAFNLVGGKEIEAPAAITGGIAEALIATAFGLAIAILALIPYNYLNARLEEARHELEDAANRLELSLSRHNRNATSLNVEP, from the coding sequence ATGATTGAACTGTTTCTCAAGGGCGGACCGTTGATGTGGCCGCTATTGCTGGCCTCCACGGTGGCACTGGCCACCACTTTTGAACGCCTGTGGTTTCTCTGGCAGGAACGTCGGCGGCGGCAGCCGGAAGTGGTGCAAATGATCTGGCGGCTGGTGGAACACGGGGAGGCGGATCAGGCCGTGCAAGCGGCGGATGGCACCACGGACTTTGTAGCGCGCACCCTGGCCAGCGCCATTCGGCACCGGGGAGAATTCTTTACCAGCGCTTTGCTGCGTGCCGCCCAGTTTGAATTAAGGCGCTACAGCCGTGGCCTGGTGGTGCTGGACACGTTGATTACCCTGGCCCCGCTGCTCGGGCTGCTGGGGACGGTCACCGGCATGATTCAGGCCTTTAACCTGGTGGGCGGCAAGGAAATTGAGGCTCCGGCGGCGATCACCGGCGGCATTGCCGAAGCGCTCATTGCCACCGCGTTTGGCCTGGCCATCGCCATCCTTGCCCTCATTCCCTACAACTACCTGAATGCGCGGCTGGAGGAGGCCCGTCACGAACTGGAAGATGCCGCCAATCGCCTGGAATTGTCATTGTCCCGGCACAATCGAAACGCAACCTCCCTGAATGTCGAACCATGA
- a CDS encoding ExbD/TolR family protein, which yields MIIPCPLPRRKARIEVIPLIDIIFFLLATFLMLSLSMVKHRGLPVNLPMASTAVPQERKPQAVVTITGGGKLYYNQEPVERDQLSARLRLLQAEHANPAILISGDAQADFGEVAGVLDEIRRLGLTKVTIATRPPSGK from the coding sequence ATGATAATCCCCTGCCCCCTGCCGCGCCGCAAGGCCCGCATCGAAGTCATCCCCTTGATTGACATCATCTTCTTTTTGCTGGCCACTTTCCTGATGCTTTCCCTCTCCATGGTCAAGCATCGGGGCCTGCCTGTGAACCTGCCCATGGCGTCCACCGCCGTCCCGCAAGAACGCAAGCCCCAGGCCGTGGTCACGATCACGGGCGGCGGCAAGCTATACTATAACCAGGAACCCGTGGAGCGTGATCAACTTTCGGCGCGTCTGCGTCTGCTTCAGGCCGAGCATGCCAATCCGGCAATTTTGATCAGCGGAGATGCCCAGGCCGATTTTGGCGAGGTGGCCGGCGTTTTGGATGAAATCAGACGCTTGGGCCTCACCAAAGTGACCATCGCCACCCGTCCCCCCTCCGGGAAATAG
- a CDS encoding energy transducer TonB produces MRFENFLSWLLALVVQGAILFGISRPPLTAPSQQTLNLTPEYLEVALSVAPDALTSAPEGNAEESSPASAPVVSEPVPAPNAPATIAPSSVSEPLAELPPPIPHPQITEPHISSAPDFTPEPATAPETTAVAIPALPAPQSPPHEAAEAGGNHAIPPFTPNSSGPTNSPDAYQMLSQPYYLKRGKVRYPLEAKKQGLEGTVRLMLYINASGRLDKIEVIQSSGHSVLDKAAVAAESQSRFRPARVKERPVPAKAEVSYKFQLRDSDSAE; encoded by the coding sequence ATGCGTTTTGAGAACTTCCTGAGTTGGCTTTTGGCGCTGGTCGTGCAGGGAGCCATCCTGTTTGGCATTTCCCGGCCACCACTCACTGCCCCCAGCCAACAGACGTTGAATCTAACGCCGGAGTACCTGGAAGTGGCCTTGAGCGTCGCCCCGGATGCCTTGACCTCCGCTCCGGAAGGAAATGCGGAGGAATCATCGCCGGCATCCGCTCCGGTCGTCAGCGAACCCGTCCCCGCCCCCAATGCTCCCGCAACTATTGCGCCATCGTCGGTTTCCGAGCCACTGGCTGAGTTGCCGCCTCCCATCCCCCATCCGCAAATCACAGAGCCCCATATATCTTCCGCCCCGGATTTTACTCCCGAGCCGGCGACTGCGCCGGAAACAACAGCCGTTGCCATACCTGCTCTGCCAGCCCCCCAATCGCCACCCCATGAGGCGGCTGAAGCCGGCGGCAACCACGCTATCCCACCCTTTACCCCCAACAGCTCCGGTCCGACCAATTCTCCGGATGCCTATCAGATGCTGAGCCAGCCCTACTACTTAAAACGCGGCAAAGTCCGCTATCCGCTGGAAGCAAAAAAACAGGGGCTGGAAGGGACGGTCCGCCTTATGCTCTATATTAACGCGAGCGGGCGACTGGATAAAATAGAGGTTATTCAAAGTTCAGGCCATTCAGTGTTGGATAAAGCTGCTGTAGCCGCCGAGAGCCAGTCACGTTTCCGCCCGGCACGGGTGAAGGAGCGTCCCGTTCCAGCCAAAGCCGAGGTCAGTTACAAATTCCAGCTCAGGGATTCAGATTCCGCGGAATAG
- a CDS encoding hybrid sensor histidine kinase/response regulator — MAQSHSVRGPASMVLDNSGKVRWWGQNAVHLFQIPAALAAGCPWWELLPLPLRQPAQQAWQNAKNNGGGHFAFADPAAPAAMAWGLALEPMADPLLHETLWHAQLEAPAPDPARENGLLEAAAFDAMKDALVIVQDGRIAGLNLAAEDFFGLSREQAMGQPLAALGISLDPAQLLQENRQGETGGSWWISVRRGSAEPEAAPVETDITPLRSVQAPAFLLRFRQPAQQLMLRKGLLRAQQTQSLGPVINGVIHDFNNYFTAILSNLDLAETCPSVAPDCLTFIRNARTASQNGAEVIRHLQLFSRKSAGHPELLDPRVLLEEIITLMQHCLGRAVRVARLQVNTAPGLVLGRPGLLRQLLINLCLNAREAMPCGGELSFTLDKVEFATSEADSPRRPGVFARITISDTGHGMPPEVLARLQQPFFTTHADREMGLGLFAVNEILTLHHGWLEVESQKAKGTRVHVFLPARPPTTRPEPLAQDALLLQQKKLEGTERVLVVEPDPATLMLLKAVLGYRGYQVQAAGSGQEALQAASGAGPVQLLLVDMNLPDMTAWQLMNQLRHAWPELKVIFLVQETTPELLSLAQRVQASLLAKPIENQRLLSLIRECLEKAG, encoded by the coding sequence ATGGCCCAAAGCCACAGCGTGCGCGGCCCAGCGAGCATGGTGCTGGACAACTCGGGAAAGGTCAGGTGGTGGGGGCAAAACGCCGTCCATTTATTCCAGATTCCCGCAGCGCTGGCCGCCGGCTGTCCTTGGTGGGAGCTGCTGCCGCTGCCCCTGCGCCAGCCTGCCCAGCAAGCGTGGCAAAACGCCAAAAACAATGGGGGGGGACATTTTGCTTTTGCCGATCCCGCCGCTCCGGCGGCAATGGCATGGGGGCTGGCCCTGGAGCCTATGGCCGATCCGCTTTTGCATGAAACCTTGTGGCATGCACAGTTGGAGGCCCCTGCGCCTGACCCGGCCCGGGAAAACGGCCTTCTTGAGGCCGCCGCCTTTGATGCGATGAAAGATGCCCTGGTCATCGTCCAGGACGGCCGCATTGCGGGGCTGAACCTTGCCGCCGAGGATTTCTTTGGCTTGTCGCGGGAGCAGGCCATGGGGCAGCCGCTGGCCGCTTTGGGCATCAGCCTGGACCCCGCGCAACTCCTGCAGGAAAACCGCCAGGGGGAAACCGGGGGTTCGTGGTGGATCAGCGTGCGCCGGGGAAGCGCCGAGCCGGAAGCGGCGCCGGTGGAAACGGATATTACCCCGCTGCGAAGCGTCCAGGCGCCCGCCTTTCTCCTGCGCTTTCGCCAGCCAGCCCAGCAGCTCATGCTGCGCAAAGGGCTGTTGCGCGCCCAGCAAACCCAGAGTTTGGGGCCGGTCATCAATGGGGTCATCCACGACTTCAACAATTACTTCACCGCCATCCTGTCCAATCTGGATTTGGCCGAAACCTGCCCCTCGGTAGCGCCGGATTGTCTGACGTTCATCCGCAACGCCCGGACGGCCTCGCAAAACGGCGCGGAAGTCATCCGCCATTTGCAACTGTTCAGCCGCAAAAGCGCCGGCCATCCGGAGCTGCTGGACCCGCGGGTGCTGCTGGAGGAAATCATCACGCTGATGCAACATTGCCTGGGACGCGCCGTGCGCGTGGCCAGGCTGCAGGTGAACACGGCTCCCGGGCTGGTTCTGGGACGCCCCGGCCTGCTCCGGCAATTGCTCATCAATTTGTGCCTCAACGCCCGCGAAGCCATGCCCTGCGGCGGCGAGCTTTCCTTCACGCTCGACAAGGTGGAGTTTGCCACCAGCGAAGCGGACTCCCCACGGCGGCCGGGGGTCTTTGCGCGCATTACCATCAGCGATACGGGTCACGGCATGCCCCCCGAAGTGCTGGCCCGTCTGCAGCAACCTTTCTTCACGACGCATGCGGACCGGGAAATGGGGCTGGGACTTTTTGCGGTCAATGAAATCCTGACGCTGCACCACGGCTGGCTGGAAGTGGAAAGCCAGAAGGCCAAGGGCACCCGCGTCCACGTATTCCTGCCGGCCCGCCCGCCGACCACCCGGCCGGAGCCTTTGGCCCAGGATGCCCTGTTATTGCAGCAGAAGAAACTGGAGGGCACCGAGCGCGTGCTGGTGGTGGAGCCAGACCCGGCCACGCTCATGCTCCTGAAGGCGGTGCTCGGCTACCGGGGTTACCAGGTTCAGGCCGCGGGCAGTGGTCAGGAAGCCTTGCAGGCCGCGAGCGGGGCCGGGCCGGTGCAACTTTTGTTGGTGGACATGAATCTGCCGGACATGACCGCCTGGCAGCTCATGAATCAGTTGCGCCATGCCTGGCCGGAGTTAAAGGTCATTTTCCTGGTGCAGGAAACCACCCCCGAGCTGCTCTCCCTGGCCCAGCGCGTTCAGGCCAGCCTGCTCGCCAAGCCCATTGAAAACCAGCGGCTGTTGTCACTCATTCGCGAATGTCTGGAAAAAGCAGGCTGA
- the fliS gene encoding flagellar export chaperone FliS — translation MALPNPYQSYRRMATQTATPGQLVLMLFDGAINFLERASEGFNLDDPLEFNATINNNILKAQAIINELNASLDMDAGGELAANLRRLYEYMDYRLTESNRTKTPDGVREVIQRLGVIRDAWAEMIRRQNAVQETPAPALSSLIA, via the coding sequence ATGGCTCTGCCCAATCCCTACCAATCCTACCGGCGGATGGCCACCCAGACAGCCACCCCCGGACAATTGGTCCTGATGTTGTTTGATGGCGCCATCAATTTTCTCGAACGCGCCTCCGAAGGGTTCAACCTCGACGACCCGCTGGAGTTCAATGCCACCATCAACAACAACATCCTCAAGGCCCAGGCCATTATCAATGAGCTGAACGCCTCGCTGGACATGGACGCGGGTGGGGAACTGGCGGCCAATCTGCGCCGCTTGTATGAATACATGGACTATCGGTTGACCGAAAGCAACCGCACCAAAACCCCGGATGGGGTGCGTGAAGTGATTCAGCGCCTGGGCGTCATCCGGGATGCCTGGGCGGAGATGATTCGGCGTCAAAACGCCGTCCAGGAAACTCCGGCGCCCGCTTTATCCTCCCTGATCGCCTGA